One segment of Triticum aestivum cultivar Chinese Spring chromosome 2A, IWGSC CS RefSeq v2.1, whole genome shotgun sequence DNA contains the following:
- the LOC123186056 gene encoding pectinesterase inhibitor 12-like: MGACQALPCLVLLSLLVSSSSSTLDDACKSLGASNEDISYDYCIRFFRVFSTSATADKRGLVVIAAKIVRAEAANTRNRINALKASETDRKIARRLSHCHALYTSALHLLNAAAKAIKSGHLQDREANLNAALENPDACEEGFRELGVRSPLADEDYEFTKGCSIALAIASTL; the protein is encoded by the coding sequence ATGGGGGCTTGCCAGGCTCTCCcctgcctcgtcctcctctccctcctcgtctcgtcAAGCTCTTCCACCCTAGACGACGCGTGCAAGTCCTTGGGCGCAAGCAACGAAGACATCAGCTACGACTACTGCATCAGGTTCTTCCGGGTCTTCAGTACCAGCGCCACCGCGGACAAGCGCGGCCTCGTCGTCATCGCCGCGAAGATCGTCCGAGCAGAGGCGGCGAACACCCGCAACCGCATCAACGCTCTCAAGGCCTCGGAGACGGACAGGAAGATCGCCAGGCGCCTCTCCCACTGTCACGCGCTGTACACGAGCGCACTGCACCTGCTCAACGCGGCGGCGAAGGCCATCAAGTCGGGTCATTTGCAGGACAGGGAGGCGAACCTCAACGCCGCGTTGGAGAACCCCGACGCGTGCGAGGAAGGGTTCCGGGAGCTGGGCGTCAGGTCGCCGCTGGCCGACGAGGACTACGAGTTCACGAAGGGGTGCTCCATCGCGCTCGCTATAGCGAGCACgttgtag